One Desulfobulbus propionicus DSM 2032 DNA segment encodes these proteins:
- a CDS encoding adenosylcobinamide amidohydrolase, producing the protein MLIDTFYNGVELHREEKIIYARFLKPHSVLSTCRVAGGLRTDLTCLYNHQSCEPAGHCHRLPSMAYRDPLAYRRSICERHNLEAEACATLGTAANMHHACIAVQQFRDLTVAAVCTGGVEGNAGRVGDPASVVETAEGFERLPPAETIPGPGTINTLLFISQPLIPGALTRCIMTATEAKTAVLQELAVNSRYSDGLATGTGTDQIAVAAMEGNGPLLTSAGKHAKLGELIGRAVFEAIKGTLARQNNLTPAGQCSLKIHLERFGINRAGLADEICAFLDQDQADLLRANFLAFEHDPLTVAAVAALMHLRDKIAWGVLPRTCWSEIMAAYAAQTACAVSGDYCRLDHYRQTLAPTCRQTDNQAFLHLTCRALALGFAEKWRSMETLGSAGATPACTMRDQEETTMP; encoded by the coding sequence ATGCTCATCGACACCTTCTACAACGGCGTGGAACTCCACCGCGAAGAAAAGATCATCTATGCCCGCTTCCTCAAGCCGCACAGCGTGCTCTCCACCTGCCGGGTGGCAGGGGGATTGCGTACCGATCTGACCTGCCTCTACAACCACCAGAGTTGTGAACCGGCCGGGCACTGCCATCGTCTGCCTTCCATGGCCTATCGTGATCCTCTGGCCTACCGCCGTTCCATCTGCGAGCGGCACAACCTGGAGGCCGAGGCCTGCGCCACCTTGGGTACAGCGGCCAACATGCACCATGCCTGCATCGCGGTGCAGCAGTTTCGCGATCTCACCGTGGCGGCTGTCTGTACCGGCGGCGTCGAGGGCAATGCCGGGAGGGTCGGTGACCCGGCTTCAGTGGTGGAAACTGCGGAGGGTTTTGAACGATTGCCGCCGGCGGAAACCATCCCTGGCCCCGGCACCATTAACACCCTGCTCTTTATCAGCCAGCCGCTCATCCCCGGTGCCCTGACCCGCTGCATCATGACCGCCACCGAGGCCAAAACCGCAGTGCTCCAGGAACTGGCGGTCAACTCCCGCTACTCCGATGGCCTGGCCACCGGCACTGGCACCGATCAGATTGCGGTGGCGGCCATGGAGGGTAATGGACCGCTCCTGACCAGTGCCGGCAAGCACGCCAAGCTCGGCGAACTGATCGGACGTGCCGTCTTTGAGGCGATCAAGGGTACCCTGGCCCGGCAGAACAACCTCACCCCGGCCGGGCAATGTTCGCTCAAGATCCATCTGGAACGCTTCGGCATCAATCGCGCCGGGCTGGCCGACGAAATCTGCGCCTTCCTGGATCAGGATCAGGCGGATCTGCTGCGCGCCAATTTCCTCGCCTTTGAACATGATCCGCTCACCGTGGCCGCAGTGGCCGCCCTGATGCATCTGCGCGACAAAATTGCCTGGGGCGTGCTGCCCAGGACCTGCTGGAGTGAGATCATGGCCGCCTATGCCGCGCAGACGGCTTGTGCCGTCAGCGGTGATTATTGCCGATTGGACCACTATCGCCAGACCCTGGCGCCAACCTGCCGGCAGACCGATAACCAGGCCTTTCTCCATCTCACCTGCCGGGCACTTGCCCTGGGGTTTGCGGAAAAATGGCGGAGTATGGAAACGCTGGGCTCAGCCGGGGCCACCCCTGCATGCACCATGCGTGATCAGGAGGAAACAACCATGCCGTAA
- a CDS encoding ABC transporter permease, giving the protein MNGFVAVYLREMLILKYRFKRQLAGMAVSPLLYLITFGYAMGDLIRFGEQSYLHFLIPGLVAMASMTQAFAIATDINVARFYWNIFEEFQAAPISNLAYVAGETLAGMTRALLGVAVILLLSLPFGVVLHYGLLFWLAVALNCFVFASLAVAMAMLVKSHADQSLLTSFIITPMAFLGGTFFPVEKLPVWAQALLSFLPLTHASHAIRATSLGQPAEGFDYLVLLVIGLFFFWLALHSVNRARD; this is encoded by the coding sequence ATGAACGGGTTCGTCGCGGTCTATCTGCGGGAGATGTTGATTCTCAAGTACCGTTTCAAGCGCCAATTGGCCGGGATGGCGGTGTCGCCGCTGCTGTATCTGATCACCTTTGGCTATGCCATGGGCGATTTGATTCGTTTCGGCGAGCAGTCCTACCTTCATTTTCTTATCCCTGGCCTGGTGGCCATGGCGAGCATGACCCAGGCCTTTGCTATTGCCACCGACATCAATGTGGCCCGTTTTTACTGGAACATCTTCGAGGAGTTCCAGGCTGCACCGATCAGCAATCTGGCCTATGTGGCCGGTGAGACCCTGGCCGGTATGACCCGGGCGCTCCTGGGTGTGGCGGTGATTTTGCTGCTCAGTCTGCCCTTTGGCGTAGTGCTTCACTATGGGCTGCTGTTCTGGCTGGCGGTCGCGCTCAACTGCTTCGTGTTCGCCTCCCTGGCGGTGGCCATGGCCATGCTGGTCAAGTCGCATGCCGACCAGAGCCTGCTCACCAGCTTTATCATCACCCCCATGGCCTTTCTGGGCGGCACCTTTTTCCCGGTGGAAAAGCTGCCGGTCTGGGCCCAGGCCTTGCTTTCCTTTCTGCCCTTGACCCATGCCTCACACGCCATCCGTGCCACCAGCCTCGGCCAGCCGGCGGAAGGTTTTGATTATCTGGTACTGCTGGTCATCGGCCTGTTTTTTTTCTGGCTGGCCCTGCACTCGGTCAATCGGGCCAGGGATTGA